From Streptomyces chrestomyceticus JCM 4735, one genomic window encodes:
- a CDS encoding MAB_1171c family putative transporter, with product MVNVLFLSIAAVLLLAAAYKARPLLRRPRPRGLGALCGFLTGLGASLVFLTPAVGDALSVVTPKLGRLLGNCSTLAAATCISILLLRFNEEPPDADRKARHRLVSLGVVLVAMAALFFASPVDDSPGAPTFGELPRTEPLLNIYVLVFTAHLGAAIVDLLRQALRYSRHAPRTSLRAGLRVIAAGCALGMVYIGYKIVHVVGLWTDAGWLPPEQLCSSLVTPATCTFSVGLPAICSLLLVIGVLLPAVGPALARPWRRLQLWQLHRGLHPLWAALTAAVPEIQLTATENRYAAPDPEFRLYRRVIEIRDGMLALRPHRSDEVRRAAEERLRSGGADARELDAGVEAAVLAAALESRRDGGAPAHAVSAEDATLTRPELNDLFDEARWLRRVSHAFVASGAGPAPSEPSRPAAGI from the coding sequence ATGGTCAACGTTCTCTTCCTCTCCATAGCCGCCGTCCTGCTGCTGGCCGCCGCGTACAAGGCGCGGCCGCTGCTGCGCCGGCCGCGGCCGCGGGGCCTGGGTGCCCTGTGCGGGTTCCTGACCGGGCTGGGCGCCTCGCTGGTGTTCCTGACACCGGCCGTCGGCGACGCGCTCAGCGTCGTCACGCCCAAACTGGGCCGGCTGCTCGGCAACTGCAGCACGCTGGCCGCCGCCACCTGCATCTCGATCCTGCTGCTGCGCTTCAACGAGGAGCCGCCGGACGCCGACCGCAAGGCGCGCCACCGGCTGGTCTCGCTGGGCGTCGTCCTGGTCGCGATGGCCGCCCTCTTCTTCGCCTCGCCGGTGGACGACTCCCCCGGCGCCCCCACCTTCGGCGAACTGCCGCGCACCGAGCCGCTGCTCAACATCTACGTCCTGGTGTTCACCGCGCACCTCGGCGCCGCCATCGTCGACCTGCTGCGCCAGGCGCTGCGCTACTCCCGGCACGCGCCGCGCACCAGCCTCCGCGCCGGGCTGCGCGTCATCGCGGCCGGTTGCGCGCTCGGCATGGTCTACATCGGCTACAAGATCGTCCATGTCGTCGGCCTGTGGACCGACGCCGGGTGGCTGCCGCCCGAGCAGTTGTGCAGCTCCCTGGTGACGCCCGCGACCTGCACCTTCAGCGTCGGCCTGCCCGCCATCTGCAGCCTGCTCCTGGTCATCGGCGTACTGCTGCCCGCCGTCGGGCCGGCTCTGGCCCGGCCCTGGCGGCGGCTCCAGTTGTGGCAGCTCCACCGCGGGCTGCACCCGCTGTGGGCCGCGCTGACGGCGGCGGTCCCGGAGATCCAGCTCACCGCCACCGAGAACCGGTACGCGGCGCCCGACCCCGAGTTCCGCCTCTACCGCCGGGTGATCGAGATACGGGACGGAATGCTGGCGCTGCGCCCGCACCGCAGCGACGAGGTGCGCCGGGCCGCCGAGGAACGCCTGCGGTCCGGCGGGGCCGACGCCCGGGAACTGGACGCCGGGGTCGAGGCGGCGGTGCTGGCCGCGGCGCTGGAGTCGCGGCGCGACGGCGGCGCCCCCGCGCACGCGGTCAGCGCCGAGGACGCCACCCTGACCCGCCCCGAACTGAACGATCTGTTCGACGAGGCCCGCTGGCTGCGCCGGGTCTCGCACGCCTTCGTGGCGTCCGGCGCCGGCCCCGCACCGTCCGAACCGTC
- a CDS encoding helix-turn-helix domain-containing protein has translation MGDEDRGPVSLAEKLDRLFQERSRERGKSLSANDVATDINIRAGEQVISGNYIWQLRKGKRDNPTKRHIEALAEYFGVPAAYFHDQQDAGSGGAAADRTDQPPELLEAMQDAGVIAMAARFMDMSAESRTAVLEMIDRVRKLEGLPDVGSTTGNNGAANPMGNSGESWRTAR, from the coding sequence ATGGGGGACGAGGACCGCGGGCCGGTCAGCCTGGCCGAAAAGCTGGACCGGCTGTTCCAGGAACGAAGTCGTGAGCGGGGCAAGTCGCTGTCCGCGAACGACGTCGCCACCGATATCAACATCAGGGCCGGCGAGCAGGTGATCTCCGGCAACTACATCTGGCAACTGCGCAAGGGCAAGCGGGACAACCCGACCAAACGCCACATCGAGGCGCTGGCGGAGTACTTCGGCGTGCCCGCCGCGTACTTCCACGACCAGCAGGACGCGGGCTCCGGCGGCGCGGCGGCCGACCGGACCGACCAGCCCCCGGAGCTGCTGGAGGCCATGCAGGACGCGGGGGTCATCGCGATGGCCGCACGCTTCATGGACATGTCCGCCGAGTCCCGTACGGCCGTGCTGGAGATGATCGACCGCGTACGGAAGCTGGAAGGGCTGCCGGACGTCGGCAGCACCACGGGCAACAACGGAGCGGCGAATCCGATGGGCAACTCAGGAGAATCCTGGCGTACCGCCCGCTGA
- a CDS encoding L,D-transpeptidase family protein, with amino-acid sequence MHVRSARRTVLLSATLAGAALLTACGADGGSTTSDKPAAKVTVTPAAGSKSAALGSPISVKVDGGSLTAVEAKDDKGGKVSGKLSGDGSSWTSDGKVKPGTTYTVHTKTKSGEGKESAADSTFTTAQAEKVNKLTNTPSNGMTVGTGMPISILFDNPVAKDQRAEIQKALKVTTQPQVEGAWGWVRDWSGKDRVDWRPKTYWPAGTKVSVKGSLGGINSGQKGGWFARDYDFGFTIGADHKAVIDVTAHSMTLYENGKAVDTIRGSAGSPQDPTRGGVHTVRSKNAAETMDSSTIGHGNEWMLDSKWVTHLTASGTFLHSAPWNKSVGVVNNSHGCFGMTTSDAKRAYDFLTIGSTVEVKNTSSTKKTDVGNGLEVWQESWDQWKQRSAVK; translated from the coding sequence GTGCACGTCAGATCAGCCCGTCGCACCGTCCTGCTGTCCGCCACCCTGGCGGGAGCCGCGCTGCTGACCGCGTGCGGAGCGGACGGCGGCTCAACGACGTCGGACAAGCCGGCGGCGAAGGTGACCGTGACCCCGGCCGCAGGGAGCAAGTCCGCCGCGCTGGGCTCGCCGATATCCGTGAAGGTGGACGGCGGCAGCCTCACCGCCGTCGAGGCCAAGGACGACAAGGGCGGCAAGGTCAGCGGCAAGCTGTCCGGGGACGGCTCGTCGTGGACGTCCGACGGCAAGGTCAAGCCGGGGACCACGTACACCGTGCACACCAAGACGAAGTCGGGCGAGGGCAAGGAGTCGGCTGCGGACTCGACGTTCACCACCGCGCAGGCCGAGAAGGTCAACAAGCTCACCAACACCCCGTCGAACGGGATGACCGTCGGCACCGGCATGCCGATATCCATCCTCTTCGACAACCCGGTCGCCAAGGACCAGCGCGCCGAGATCCAGAAGGCCCTCAAGGTCACCACGCAGCCGCAGGTGGAGGGCGCCTGGGGCTGGGTCAGGGACTGGAGCGGCAAGGACCGCGTCGACTGGCGGCCCAAGACCTACTGGCCGGCCGGCACCAAGGTGTCCGTCAAGGGCAGCCTGGGCGGCATCAATTCCGGCCAGAAGGGTGGCTGGTTCGCGCGCGACTACGACTTCGGGTTCACCATCGGCGCCGACCACAAGGCCGTCATCGACGTCACGGCGCACAGCATGACCCTGTACGAGAACGGCAAGGCCGTCGACACGATCCGCGGCTCCGCGGGCTCGCCGCAGGACCCGACGCGCGGCGGCGTGCACACCGTACGCAGCAAGAACGCGGCCGAGACGATGGACTCCTCCACCATCGGCCACGGCAACGAGTGGATGCTGGACTCGAAGTGGGTGACGCATCTCACCGCGTCGGGCACCTTCCTGCACTCCGCGCCCTGGAACAAGTCGGTCGGCGTGGTCAACAACAGCCACGGCTGCTTCGGCATGACCACCTCGGACGCCAAGCGCGCCTACGACTTCCTGACGATCGGTTCCACGGTCGAGGTGAAGAACACCTCCAGCACCAAGAAGACCGATGTCGGCAACGGTCTGGAGGTCTGGCAGGAGAGCTGGGACCAGTGGAAGCAGCGCAGCGCGGTGAAGTGA